A window from Salvelinus fontinalis isolate EN_2023a chromosome 8, ASM2944872v1, whole genome shotgun sequence encodes these proteins:
- the LOC129860315 gene encoding opsin-5-like, which yields MGNASDTTLFVSTISKELDFLMGTFYSIFCVLSLLGNGILLLVAYRKRLSLKPAEFFIINLSISDLGMTLSLFPLAIPSAFAHKWLFDEITCQFYAMCGVLFGLCSLTNLTALSSICCLKVCFSYYGNKFSSSHACFLVVAVWCYSSVFAIGPLAHWGHYRAEPYGTACCIDWNVPNHELSALSYIVCLFLFCYALPCTVIFLSYIFILLTVRGSHQAVQQHMSPQTKTTNAHALIIKLSVAVCIGFLGAWSPYAIVAMWAAFGDATLVPPTAFALAAIFAKSSTIYNPMVYLLCKPNFRKCLCRDTSTFRNRIYRGSPRPEQKDPFGSTSQRNNKDMSVSNGQPESHRACLHCAEDGAHCHTGTTPQRTARIRSGSTYSNATVSQLSAKQQTPFL from the exons atgGGAAATGCTTCAGACACAACCCTGTTTGTCTCCACAATCTCAAAGGAGCTTGACTTCCTCATGGGCACTTTCTACAGCATATTCT GTGTTCTGTCTCTCCTGGGGAATGGCATCTTGCTGCTTGTTGCGTATCGTAAGCGATTGTCCTTGAAGCCAGCCGAGTTCTTCATCATAAACCTGTCCATCAGCGACCTTGGGATGACCCTGTCTTTATTCCCTCTGGCCATTCCCTCAGCATTCGCTCACAA GTGGCTGTTTGATGAGATCACCTGTCAGTTTTACGCTATGTGTGGGGTTCTGTTTGGTCTGTGCAGTCTGACCAACCTCACAGCTCTCTCTTCCATCTGCTGCCTCAAAGTCTGCTTCTCTTACTATG GCAATAAATTCTCCTCATCCCATGCCTGCTTCCTGGTGGTGGCAGTGTGGTGTTATTCCTCTGTGTTTGCCATCGGTCCCCTGGCACATTGGGGACACTACAGAGCAGAGCCTTATGGCACTGCCTGCTGCATTGATTGGAACGTACCCAACCACGAGCTGTCTGCCCTGTCCTACATTGTCTGCCTGTTCCTCTTCTGCTACGCTCTGCCCTGCACCGTCATCTTCCTCTCCTACATCTTCATCCTGCTGACGGTGCGCGGCTCTCACCAGGCCGTCCAGCAGCATATGTCACCCCAGACCAAGACCACCAACGCACACGCCCTCATCATCAAG TTGTCAGTAGCAGTATGCATCGGCTTCCTGGGTGCATGGAGCCCTTACGCCATAGTGGCCATGTGGGCGGCATTTGGTGATGCCACTCTGGTGCCTCCTACTGCATTCGCCCTGGCGGCCATCTTTGCCAAATCGTCCACCATCTACAATCCTATGGTCTACCTCCTTTGCAAACCAAACTTCCGCAAGTGTCTTTGTCGAGACACATCCACGTTCCGCAATAGGATCTACAGGGGCAGCCCCCGGCCTGAACAGAAAGATCCATTTGGATCCACATCCCAGAGAAACAACAAGGACATGAGTGTATCAAACGGACAGCCAGAGAGCCACAGGGCATGTCTGCACTGTGCCGAGGATGGAGCACACTGCCACACAGGGACCACACCCCAGAGGACTGCCCGAATACGGTCAGGCTCCACCTACAGCAATGCGACTGTCAGTCAACTCTCTGCTAAACAACAGACTCCTTTCCTCTAG